The Candidatus Paceibacterota bacterium region TGATGAGCATGGTGCAAAGATTCATGAGGCCGCAATGGCAGAGGGCGTCTCCCCTCAGGAATATACCGATAAACTTGCGGTACGTTTCAAGGACCTTGCCCCTGCACTCAATCTCCAAATCGATAGTTTCATCCGTACAACCGATGTACATCATGTAGCTGCTGCACAGGAATTTTGGAAGATCTGCGAAAAGAAAGGAGACATCTACAAGAAGCAGTACTCCGTGAAGTATTGTGTCGGCTGTGAGCTCGAGAAGACCGACTCCGAACTCGTTGATGGTCGCTGTGCAATTCACCCGAACCGTGAGATAGAATTACGCGACGAGGAAAACTACTTCTTCAAATTCTCGAACTATGAGAAGCCACTCCTTGCATTCTACGAAGCGCATCCAGACTTTGTGATCCCCGATTTCCGTTTCAATGAGATGCGTGCTTTCGTCTCTGGCGGTCTGCAGGACTTTTCGATCTCCCGTCTCGCTACGAAGATGCCATGGGGTGTCCCAGTTCCCGGCGATGAGGAACATGTGATGTACGTGTGGTTCGATGCGCTGGTGAACTATGTGTCCGCAATCGGTTGGCCAACGGACATGAAGAAGTTTGAGAGCCTATGGCCAGTCATTCAATACTGTGGAAAGGATAATAACCGCCAACAGTCGGCAATGTGGCAGGCAATGCTGATGAGTGCAGGACTCCCGAACTCCAAGCACATTATCATCAATGGCTTCATTGTTTCGGGTGGTCAAAAGATGAGCAAGTCTCTTGGTAATGTCATCAGTCCGTTCGACGTTATCGAGCACTTCAAGCCGCTCACGCCGTTCCCTGAGGATGTCCTTCGTTTCGTATTGCTCCACGACATTCCATCATTTGAGGATGGTGATATGACGATGGAGTCGATTGCAATCTCATATGCTTCAAATCTTCAGAATGGTATCGGTAATCTCACGAACCGAATTATGAAGATGGCCACGACCTATGGTGTTGCCGCAACATTTGAAGAGCTTGATGGTGCATCGGCGACACCAGAACTCTCGATACAGATGGACGGTTTTGATCTCCAGAAGGGGATAGGGTCAGTCGTCGAACGCATGCGCGAGCTCGATCGCACGATTCAGTCGACGGAGCCATTCAAGAAGATCAAGGTGGATCCAGAGGCGGCAAAGCGCGATGTGCATGCAATGCTCATTGAGCTCTATGCAATCGGCCGCGATCTTGCAATCTTCCTCCCTCGTACGGGTAGCGCAGTCATGGATTTCGCGAAGGAAAATAAAATGCCTGAAACGCCACTCTTTGCTCGTGCTGGTTAGTAAAAACACACACAGGTGTGTTTTTTCGTATGAAAAACCTGTGCGTGAGCACAGGTGAGCAGTTAGCGAGTAGGTTTGTAGTAAATTTTCTTACAAGTCGTACAGAAGAGGCCGTTGAAGGACTTTCCTCGCAGAAGAACTATATCGCATTGTGGGCAATATGGTCTTGGAAGTGTTGCAGACTCAATGTCGGGACGTTCACCACACACTTCACAGGTTCCATTTTCCAGAAGCCTTCCTTCACAGGTTGGGATCGCATGATGGAGCACGAACACTGCGGGCTCCATGTGATGACAAATATGCAGGTGGTCATTCATGGATCCGTGGCGAATATGTTCATTGCAGAATAAGCACTGACCGGCGCAGCAGGGTGCGCAGTGTCTCACGTGCGGATTGCGATGGCAGTCACAGTTGCATCGATGCATGCATCCCATGGCATCTCCTTTGTTCGTCAGGTATCTGTATATATACAAACATATTTGAGCGATAATGCAAAGTAGTCGCTCTATCGAAAACCCCTTTTCCGTGCCCTAGATAAGTACTTTTCTGCCATATTAAAAATGCTTGCCCCTTGTTTTCTTATGCGTTATAGTGTGGCAAGAACTTTGGAGAGGTGTCATGCCTACATCAGAAAAATTGCCTGGCCTTTGCTATAGCGAATACCTGACGCATCGCGCCATAGAACAGGATCGCAAGCGTAGCCTCGAGGACGTCGGAGCTGAGCCGAAGCGCGCCGAAGCGACCAATCAGTACGCCGCACATCGTCAGTATGCATTTGCGGTGACGGCATTCTTGAATCGCCGCGTCTATGTGCGCGATGCATACACGGAGAGGAGTGCCTCAATTTTGGGAAATTTCTTCGTGCACGGCATTAAAGCCTCAGAAGAACAGGATAAGGCGCTGCTCCATATGCATATTTCACCCTCGGCAGATATCAATGCTGCGATTTGGGTGAGTGTGCATCCTGGTACCTACATCATGTCTTGCAAATAATCATCGCCCCCAGGATTCTATCCGGGGGCGCTTTCATTGACAGTCAACTTCATTGCGGTAGTATCGAGTGAGAATATTCCTTTTGGGGGCCATATGCGTCGCAACCAGTCTGATTTCGTTGATTTTTTGTGGCATAAACAGCAACATCATCTCGCGTTTTCCATTGCTGCAGGGGAGCAGAGTCCGCTGCGCTACCATGATTGCATGGAAATGCTCGACACCATTCTTGTGCATGCAGAAGAGGAGTTCGAGCTCTATCCGCTTGTCTTCGTAACGGGCGCGCGAACGGACTCCGGGGAGGAATTCGCGGGTTCATTCATTGTGACGAAGTCGCGTATCCCGAGCACTGACGAGTTCGACGAGGGTGCATTGCTTGTGCTCATTGGAAGATCAAAAGAGACTGCACTTACAGGTTCTCTTCTGCTCTTCATTCACGAAGAGACGAACATTATTTTCGAGCATTAAAAAATGCGGCATGCCTAGGCATGCCGTTTTTGTTTATTTACGCATCTGGAATTCTTCATGCGTATGGATGGTGTGCAGGAAAGGTACACGCAGGAGGCAGGTGTCACACACGAGTACATCGTGTAGGTTTGTCGTGCGATGACGCGTGATCCTCCCGCCACAATAGCGGTGCGTTCCGTCGAAGCAGTATTCATCATCGGCCTCATCAATGAGAAGCTCATTTCCCTCATTATCTATTTTTATGATCTTCGGTAGTTCGAACTTCCCCATCTTTTCCATCTCCCGGAGTCGTGTGTAAAGCAGCTCTTCATCGGTGGACACAGGCATGCCAAAGAACATTTTAAGGCGCCTCACTCCATTGTTCTCTTTGAGCAGATGATTCAAGGTGAGCATCGCTGCCTCGTGTTGCTCCCCTGATTCATTTACGACATTGAAGTAGACCTCCGTGGCATGAATGTGTTCGCGGCTTCCGCGCACAATACTCAGCCTCTGGGGTACAACAAGTGCGCAGTCGATGAACATGAGCCCGAGGAAGTCTTTGATCAAGGAGGCATCCTCCATGGTGATTTCCTTGTGGCGCCTCAGCGAGTACTTGGCCTTAATGGGAGCGAGCGAAGCAGCAATCAGGGCGAGCTTGTTGTTCGTAGTCATGGAATCCTCCAAAACCCTTTCTTTGCCTATCCTAGCGGAACTTGGGGAATGGTCAATGTTAGGGGGGTTGACG contains the following coding sequences:
- a CDS encoding methionine--tRNA ligase, coding for MSDEKAVYITTTLPYVNAAPHVGFAMEIIRADSLARYYRSLGKQVFLNTGTDEHGAKIHEAAMAEGVSPQEYTDKLAVRFKDLAPALNLQIDSFIRTTDVHHVAAAQEFWKICEKKGDIYKKQYSVKYCVGCELEKTDSELVDGRCAIHPNREIELRDEENYFFKFSNYEKPLLAFYEAHPDFVIPDFRFNEMRAFVSGGLQDFSISRLATKMPWGVPVPGDEEHVMYVWFDALVNYVSAIGWPTDMKKFESLWPVIQYCGKDNNRQQSAMWQAMLMSAGLPNSKHIIINGFIVSGGQKMSKSLGNVISPFDVIEHFKPLTPFPEDVLRFVLLHDIPSFEDGDMTMESIAISYASNLQNGIGNLTNRIMKMATTYGVAATFEELDGASATPELSIQMDGFDLQKGIGSVVERMRELDRTIQSTEPFKKIKVDPEAAKRDVHAMLIELYAIGRDLAIFLPRTGSAVMDFAKENKMPETPLFARAG